The following are from one region of the Coffea eugenioides isolate CCC68of chromosome 2, Ceug_1.0, whole genome shotgun sequence genome:
- the LOC113760918 gene encoding coronatine-insensitive protein 1, protein MGDRNAARMNISACDTVYGLVIPYLTDSRDRDAVSLVCRRWYEIDAITRKHVTMALCYTATPDQLSRRFPHLESLKLKGKPRAAMFNLIPEDWGGYVTPWVREIARSFPKMKSLHFRRMIVSDADLELLATTRGRVLEVLKLDKCSGFTTHGLLHIARYCRNLKTLFLEESTIIKEHDGQWLHEIALNHTGLEHLNFYMTDLDKVEFQDLELIARRCPLVCLKISDCDILDLVGFFRAAVTLEEFAGGSFNAQPELNGDGDSNDQLGRYSAVTFPQRLCQLGLTYLGNGEMPIVFPIAARLRKLDLLYAFLDTEGHCILLQRCPKLEILETRNVIGDRGLEVLAHYCKRLKRLRIERGADEQEMEDEEGIVSQRGLIVLAQGCTELEYLAVYVSDITNEALECMGRYLQNLCDFRLVLLDGEEKITDLPLDNGVRSLLIGCSRLKRFALYLRAGGLTDVGLSYIGQYSPNVRWMLLGCVGESDAGLLSFSRGCPCLQKLEMRGCCFSEQALALAVLQLNSLRYLWVQGYRASSVNGQDLLAMVRHYWNIELIPARGVLVNNPNGEDVVHDHPAHILAYYSLAGQRTDFPETVVPLEPAAFLAI, encoded by the exons ATGGGGGATCGGAACGCTGCGAGGATGAATATCAGTGCATGCGACACCGTTTACGGGTTAGTCATACCCTATCTCACGGACTCGCGTGACAGGGACGCGGTGTCTCTGGTGTGTAGGAGGTGGTATGAAATTGACGCGATTACACGTAAGCACGTCACCATGGCGCTCTGCTACACGGCCACGCCGGACCAGTTGTCACGCCGCTTCCCTCATCTGGAGTCCTTGAAACTCAAGGGGAAGCCACGCGCCGCCATGTTCAATTTGATTCCCGAGGATTGGGGCGGATACGTCACCCCTTGGGTTAGGGAAATTGCTAGATCTTTTCCAAAGATGAAATCGCTTCACTTTAGGCGAATGATTGTCAGTGATGCGGATCTTGAGCTGCTTGCCACCACTAGAGGTAGGGTTCTGGAGGTTCTTAAGCTGGATAAGTGCTCCGGATTTACTACGCATGGGCTTCTCCATATCGCTCGGTATTGTAG GAATTTAAAGACCTTGTTTTTGGAAGAGAGCACCATCATAAAGGAGCATGATGGTCAGTGGCTCCATGAAATTGCATTGAATCACACAGGTCTTGAACATTTGAACTTCTACATGACAGATCTTGACAAAGTTGAATTTCAAGACCTTGAGCTAATTGCCAGAAGGTGTCCTCTAGTCTGTTTAAAGATTAGTGATTGTGATATTTTAGATCTTGTTGGCTTCTTTCGAGCTGCAGTTACCCTTGAAGAGTTTGCCGGTGGTTCCTTTAATGCTCAACCAGAACTGAATGGTGATGGTGATTCGAATGACCAACTAGGAAGATACTCTGCTGTGACATTTCCTCAAAGATTATGCCAGTTGGGTCTGACATACCTGGGAAATGGTGAAATGCCAATTGTATTTCCTATTGCTGCCCGCCTTAGAAAATTGGATCTTCTTTATGCTTTTCTTGACACAGAAGGCCACTGTATCTTATTGCAAAGGTGTCCTAAATTGGAAATTCTTGAG ACGAGGAATGTGATTGGAGATAGAGGATTGGAGGTTCTTGCTCATTATTGCAAGAGGTTAAAAAGGCTGAGGATTGAAAGAGGTGCTGATGAACAagaaatggaggatgaagaaggtatTGTTTCACAAAGAGGATTAATAGTCCTTGCTCAGGGATGCACTGAACTGGAATATTTGGCTGTATATGTTTCTGATATTACAAATGAGGCTCTGGAGTGTATGGGGAGATACTTGCAGAACCTTTGTGATTTTCGCTTGGTATTGCTGGATGGAGAAGAAAAGATAACTGATCTTCCACTTGACAATGGAGTTCGATCTCTGTTAATTGGTTGCTCTAGGCTTAAAAGGTTTGCTCTGTATCTTAGGGCTGGGGGTCTCACTGATGTTGGTCTCAGTTATATTGGGCAGTACAGCCCAAATGTAAGATGGATGCTTCTTGGTTGTGTAGGGGAATCAGACGCTGGTCTTCTGTCATTTTCTAGAGGCTGTCCTTGCCTGCAaaagctggaaatgaggggCTGTTGCTTCAGCGAACAAGCACTTGCTCTCGCTGTATTGCAGTTAAATTCCCTGAGGTATTTGTGGGTGCAAGGTTATAGGGCATCATCTGTGAATGGGCAGGATCTATTAGCCATGGTGCGCCACTACTGGAACATTGAATTGATTCCTGCAAGGGGTGTTCTTGTTAATAATCCAAATGGTGAAGATGTTGTACATGATCATCCTGCTCATATACTTGCGTATTATTCACTTGCCGGACAGAGAACTGATTTTCCGGAAACTGTTGTACCTTTGGAGCCAGCAGCTTTTCTTGCTATATGA
- the LOC113762020 gene encoding transcription factor DIVARICATA-like yields the protein METLYPASYIVNSDLLLKELKSTKWTKEENKRFESALAMIDEKSPDRWYRVAAMIPGKSVCDVINQYQELVADVNDIEAGLVPVPGYLASSFTLELMDNRGGFATFRKRGRSIDQERKKGIPWTEEEHRRFLMGLQAHGKGDWRNISRNFVISKTPTQVASHAQKYFLRQLSGGKDKKRPSIHDITTVQLPNKTPSEDNKSPSPDKSGLSPVQKSTNASNMLFDWNNSNDGVLMVFDSLDPNESLGSLFDIATQGRYAAGIRSANSKFHIQPTKYVLG from the exons ATGGAAACCTTGTATCCAGCTTCCTACATAGTGAATTCAGACTTGTTGCTGAAAGAGCTTAAGAGCACAAAATGGACTAAAGAGGAGAACAAAAGATTTGAAAGTGCTCTGGCAATGATTGATGAGAAATCTCCAGATAGATGGTATAGGGTGGCAGCTATGATCCCTGGAAAGTCGGTGTGCGATGTGATTAATCAGTACCAGGAATTGGTGGCAGATGTTAATGATATAGAAGCTGGTTTGGTTCCAGTTCCTGGGTACTTGGCCTCTTCTTTCACTCTGGAATTGATGGATAATCGAGGCGGCTTTGCCACGTTTAGGAAAAGAGGAAGATCTATtgatcaagaaagaaagaaagggataCCCTGGACAGAAGAGGAGCATAG GAGGTTTCTAATGGGGCTTCAAGCTCATGGTAAGGGGGACTGGAGGAACATATCCAGGAATTTTGTGATATCCAAGACTCCAACCCAAGTTGCCAGCCATGCTCAGAAATACTTTCTAAGGCAGCTTTCAGGAGGGAAAGACAAGAAGAGACCAAGCATCCATGACATAACAACAGTTCAACTTCCAAATAAGACTCCATCTGAGGATAACAAATCGCCTTCTCCAGACAAGTCCGGGCTTTCACCTGTGCAGAAATCCACCAATGCATCCAACATGTTGTTTGACTGGAACAACTCAAATGATGGAGTGTTGATGGTTTTTGACTCGTTGGACCCTAATGAGTCCTTAGGATCTCTATTTGATATTGCTACACAAGGTCGTTATGCTGCTGGGATCCGTTCTGCCAATTCGAAGTTCCACATCCAACCAACGAAGTATGTACTTGGGTGA
- the LOC113762280 gene encoding laccase-4-like: MASWLQAVVVLSALVLFPVSVESVTRHYKFNVVQRKKTRLCATKSIVTVNGKFPGPTVYAREDDRLVVKVVNHVQENVTIHWHGVRQLRTGWSDGPAYITQCPIQSGQSYTYNFTLTGQRGTLLWHGHVNWLRATAHGAIVILPKRGVPYPFPKPDKEEIIVLGEWWKSDVEAVINQSLQLGVAPNVSDAHTINGLPGPAPNCSSNGYTLHVESGKTYLLRIVNAALNEELFFKIAGHQLTIVEVDASYVKPFKTDTVFIGPGQTTTAILTADQDAGKYLIAISPFMDTTVATDNQTATGVIRYKSTAAFSPTALTTIPPRNATPVSNSFMESLRSLNSKEYPTNVPLEIDHSLLFTIGIGINPCATCQNGSRVVAAINNVTFVLPTTALLQAHYYGISGVYTEDFPGNPPTPYNYTGTPPTNIQTTNGTKVFKLAFNSTVQVVIQGNSIVAPESHPTHLHGFNFFVVGKGLGNFNPNTDPKKFNLVDPVERNTISVPTGGWTAIRFRADNPGIWFMHCHLEVHTTWGLKMAFLVENGNGPNESILPPPTDLPKC, encoded by the exons GTGGTGCAGAGGAAAAAAACAAGACTTTGTGCAACTAAGTCCATTGTCACTGTCAATGGGAAGTTTCCAGGTCCCACCGTCTACGCAAGGGAGGATGACAGACTTGTTGTGAAGGTCGTCAATCATGTTCAAGAAAACGTAACAATTCACTG GCATGGAGTCAGACAACTTAGGACAGGCTGGTCAGATGGACCTGCATACATCACCCAATGCCCTATACAGTCGGGGCAGAGCTATACCTACAACTTCACCCTCACAGGGCAACGAGGTACACTTCTTTGGCATGGACATGTTAACTGGCTAAGGGCAACAGCTCATGGTGCCATTGTCATCCTCCCCAAAAGGGGTGTTCCTTATCCATTTCCCAAACCTGACAAGGAGGAAATCATAGTATTAG GGGAATGGTGGAAGTCAGATGTAGAAGCTGTGATCAACCAGTCTTTGCAGTTAGGTGTGGCACCTAATGTATCAGATGCGCACACTATTAATGGCCTTCCTGGACCTGCTCCAAATTGCTCTTCGAATG GTTACACCTTACATGTTGAAAGCGGAAAGACTTATTTGCTCCGGATAGTTAATGCAGCACTAAATGAAGAACTCTTTTTCAAGATTGCAGGGCACCAACTGACCATTGTGGAAGTTGATGCTAGTTATGTCAAGCCCTTTAAGACAGATACCGTATTCATCGGTCCAGGTCAAACTACAACTGCAATCTTAACCGCAGATCAGGATGCTGGAAAATATCTGATAGCCATATCTCCCTTCATGGACACCACTGTGGCCACTGACAACCAAACTGCAACGGGTGTAATTCGCTACAAAAGCACTGCTGCTTTTTCCCCCACTGCTCTCACCACCATTCCTCCAAGAAATGCAACTCCAGTAAGTAACAGTTTTATGGAATCTCTTCGATCGCTTAATTCAAAAGAGTATCCTACCAATGTCCCCTTGGAAATCGATCATTCATTACTGTTCACTATTGGAATTGGTATCAACCCTTGTGCTACATGCCAAAATGGAAGCCGGGTTGTGGCAGCTATCAATAACGTAACCTTTGTTTTGCCAACGACGGCTCTACTTCAAGCACATTACTATGGAATAAGCGGAGTTTATACAGAAGATTTTCCAGGAAACCCTCCTACACCATACAATTACACTGGTACTCCACCAACAAATATACAGACAACAAATGGCACCAAAGTTTTCAAATTGGCCTTCAATTCTACCGTTCAGGTAGTAATCCAAGGCAACAGTATTGTCGCACCAGAAAGCCATCCAACTCACCTTCATGGCTTTAATTTTTTTGTGGTTGGAAAGGGATTAGGCAATTTTAATCCGAATACTGATCCAAAAAAATTTAATCTAGTTGATCCTGTTGAGAGGAACACCATCAGTGTACCAACTGGTGGATGGACCGCAATCAGATTCAGGGCGGATAATCCAG GTATTTGGTTTATGCACTGTCATCTAGAAGTACACACGACATGGGGGCTTAAGATGGCATTTCTGGTGGAGAATGGTAATGGCCCTAATGAATCCATCTTACCCCCTCCAACTGACCTTCCAAAATGCTAA